The region TGTCAGTTCGTCAGCGGAAACGCGCGGGTATTCGGCGGGCAGGTACAGGCCGCCATCTTTCGCGAGACCGCCCAGCAGGATGTCGGAAAACGTATGGCGCTCGCCGGCTCCGGCGCCGCGCGTGGAGAGGTAGTTCATATGTCGGCCTAGTTGAGCGCTTCCATGCGCAGCTTCGTAACTTGCGAGACAACGGTCTTCAGCGCTTCGATCGTTTTGATCGCGGCGTTGACGTTCTTTTCGACCGTCTCGTGCGTGATCAGAATAATGTCTGTTTCGCCCTTGCCGTTCGCGTCGACCTGCTCAGATTCCTTCTGCAGCAGCGCGTCGATCGAAATGCCGGTGTCCGCGAGAATGCGCGTGATGTCGGCCAGCACGCCGGTCACGTCAGCCACGCGCAAACGCAGGTAATAACCGCTCGTCACTTCGTCGATCGGCAGGATCGGCGTGCTCGACAGGCTGTCCGGCTGGAACGCCAGATGCGGCACGCGATGTTCCGGATCGGCCGTGTGCAAACGCGTCACGTCGACCAGATCGGCGACCACCGCGGATGCCGTCGGCTCCGCGCCCGCGCCCTTGCCGTAGTACAGCGTCGTGCCCACCGCATCGCCGTGCACGACGACCGCGTTCATCGCGCCTTCCACGTTCGCCAGCAGGCGCTTTTCCGGAATCAGCGTCGGGTGCACGCGCAGTTCGATGCCCTTGTCGGTGCGGCGCGCGATGCCGAGCAGCTTGATGCGGTAGCCGAGTTCCTCGGCGTATTTGATGTCGATCGCAGCAAGCTTGCTGATGCCTTCGACGTAGGCGCGGTCGAACTGCACCGGCACGCCGAACGCAATCGCGCTCATGATCGTCGCCTTGTGCGCGGCGTCGACGCCTTCGATATCGAAGGTCGGATCGGCTTCGGCGTAACCCAGCTCCTGCGCGGCCTTCAATGCGGTCGCGAAGTCGAGGCCGCGGTCGCGCATCTCCGACAGGATGTAGTTCGTCGTACCGTTGATGATGCCGGCGATGTACTGGATCCGATTGGCCGTCAGCCCTTCGCGCAGCGCCTTGATGATCGGAATGCCGCCCGCCACAGCCGCTTCGAACGACACCATCACGCCGTTGGCGCGCGCCGCTTCGAAAATCTCCGTGCCGTGCACCGCGAGCAGCGCCTTGTTGGCGGTCACCACATGCTTGCCGTTGTTGATCGCGCGCAGGACGAGATCGCGCGCGACACCCGTGCCGCCGATCATTTCCGCAATGATATCGATCGACGGATCGTCGACCACCGCGTTGAAGTCATCGGTCAGCGCCACTGTGCCGGCTTCACTACCGAGCGCCGCGGTCGCTTTGGCGGGATTGCGCACGGCGATGCGCGCAATCTCGATTCCGCGGCCCGCACGGCGTTTGATTTCTTCCTGATTGCGGCGCAGTACCGTGAAGGTGCCGCTGCCTACCGTGCCGAAGCCCAGCAGTCCAACTTTGATCGGTTCCATGCAGCGTGTGTTTTCGAGTAAGTGATTTAAAGGAAACGGGTGCCGGGATGGCGCGCGGCGCGCGCCGAATCCGCATTAAGCCGTGTGGCGTTTGCGGTAGCCGTCGAGGAAGCGCGCAATCCGGTTGATGGAATCCGCGAGATCGTCCACGTTCGGCAGGAACACGACGCGGAAGTGATCCGGCGTCTTCCAGTTGAAACCGGTGCCCTGCACGAGCAGCACGCGCTCTTCCAGCAGCAGGTCGAGGATGAACTGCTGGTCGTCCTGGATCGGATAAATCTTCGGGTCGAGGCGCGGGAACATGTAGAGCGCCGCTTCGGGCTTCACGCAACTCACACCGGGGATGGCCGTCAACATGTCATACGCGAGTTCGCGCTGTTTGTACAGGCGGCCGCTCGGCACGATCAGGTCGTTGATGCTCTGATAGCCGCCGAGCGCGGTCTGGATCGCGTACTGGCCGGGCACGTTCGGGCACAGGCGCATCGAGGCCAGAATGCCGAGCCCTTCGAAGTAATCTTTCGCGTGCCGGCGGTTCTCGCCGGTCAGGCCCGAGATGAACATCCAGCCGGCGCGGTAGCCACATGAACGGTAGCTCTTCGACAGGCTGTTGAACGTGACGGTGAGCACGTCTTCGGACAACGCCGCCATCGACGTGTGCTTCTTGCCGTCGTAGACGATCTTGTCATAAACCTCGTCGGCGAAAATGACGAGGCCGTGCTGGCGCGCGATCTCGATCAGGCCGAGCAGCAGTTCGTCCGAATACAGCGCGCCAGTCGGGTTGTTCGGGTTGATCACGACGAGCGCGCGCGTGTTTGGGGTGATTTTCGCGCGGATATCGTCGAGATCGGGCATCCAGCGGTTTGCTTCGTCGCAGATGTAATGCACCGGCGTGCCGCCCGACAGGCTCACGCCCGCGGTCCACAACGGGTAGTCCGGGGCGGGCAGCAGCACTTCGTCGCCGTCGTTGAGCAGGCCCTGCATTGCCATCACGATCAGCTCGGATGCGCCGTTGCCGATATAGATATCGTCGAGTTCGACGCCGTGCACGCCTTTTTGCTGCGTGTAATGCATGATCGCCTTGCGCGCGGCGAACACGCCCTTGGAATCCGAGTAGCCGGACGAACCCGGCAGATTCAGGATCATGTCCTGGATGATTTCATCCGGCGCGTCAAAGCCGAACGGCGCGAGATTGCCGATGTTCAGCTTGATGATGCGATGGCCCTCTTCTTCGAGCCGCTTCGCATGTTCGAGGACGGGCCCGCGAATGTCGTAGCAGACGTTCAACAACTTGTTGGATTTCAGAATCTGTTTCACGGCGGGCACTTCATCCTGGTTGGTAGGCTTGGGCGAACAAGCGGAGGTGAAACAATCGCCGGGCCGGGCAAGTCCGCCGATAAGGGGAATTCTGACTCGGCGCGGTCAGCGACGGCCGGTAGACGCGGGTTGTGCCGCGGCTCGGGCCGACTTCGCACACATATTGCCGCGGACCCGGCGGATCGCGCCGGTGAAGCAGCCAAACTGGCGAACGCCGGGCGAAACAGCGAGCAGCCGGGCAAAACAACGAGTAAAACAGCGCGCGGAACGGAGGCGGGTAGCCGGCCGCGCCCGGCTCTCGCGTGCGGCTGGTGGCGGCACGTCGAGCGGCACATAAAGCGAGGGGCGCCGCTTTCCGGCTAAAAAGCTATAATTTAGCGGATTTTGGCCGACTTCCGCAATGCACCAACCGCAACGGCAAGCCTTTTCGGCCGCTTCTGTCCCACTCGCGTGTCTCGCTCGCGTCAAACCGCCCTGCTCCAGTTCCGCCCGGTCAGGCCGCCAACACGCATGATGTCTCACGACGACTTCGGAAAACGAATTTGAAATTACATCAGGATTCCAGCGGCGCCCTGAACACCGTCACCGGTTACGGCGCCGACTATGTCGAAATCAATCTGGTACGCCATTCGGGCAGCATTCTCGTGCTGCCGGACGCGCCCGTCATCCCTTGGCCCGTTTCCTCGTTCGAGCAGCTGAGCGCCGAGCACTTCGCCATGCTGGTGGAGTCCGCGCCCGAAGTGGTCGTGTTCGGCAGCGGCGAGCGGTTGCGTTTCCCGCATCCGCGCCTGACCGCCGCGCTCACCGCCAAACGTATCGGCGTCGAAACGATGGACTTCAAGGCCGCCTGCCGCACCTACAACATTCTGATGGCCGAGGGCCGCAAGGTCGCGGCCGCGTTGCTGATCGAAGCGTAACGGCGCCGCATGGGTGCGGCGCGGGTGTCGTGCAGGCGCAAGCCGTTGCCGCATATGACACCTGCGGCAACCGCATCGCCGAACTGACCGCACACCTTGGCCGCGTCACAGCCGATAACGTACACTGCGCGCCATCGGTGCCGTGCCGGCGCCCTGTGCATTGCTACCGGCAGCAAGTGTCATCTTGTGCCCTGCACGCGGGCGCTGGGGGCCAGTCCCCCGAAACACCAGCCGTCATTTCCGAACAACAACGCAACGCTGCCCCATGCGGCGTCGCCAAAAAGGTTGAAATTCATGAACGATACGCCGTCCCGGCTACCGCTCAATCGCACCACGATCCTGCTGCTCGTGCTGGCCCTCGCCGTGATCTGGTTCGTGCCGCTCGGCTGGCGCCATCTGCTGCCCAGCGACGAAGGCCGCTACGCCGAAATGGCGCGTGAGATGTTCGTCACCGGCGACTGGATCACGCCGCGCTACAACGGCTACAAGTACTTCGAGAAACCCCCGCTGCAAACCTGGGCGAACGCGCTCACGTTCGCGTGGTTTGGCGTCGGCGAATGGCAGGCACGGCTTTACACCGCCCTGACGGGCTTTGCCGGCGTGCTGCTGATCGGCTTTACCGGCGCGCGCGTGTTCAACGCGGCGACCGGCGTGTTCACGGCGCTCGTGCTGGCGACCTCGCCGTACTGGAACCTGATGGGTCACTTCAACACGCTCGACATGGGCCTGTCGTTCTGGATGGAGCTCTCGCTCTGCGCGCTGCTGCTTGCGCAGCGCCCCAACCTGCCGAGCGCCAACGTGCGCGGCTGGATGTGGCTGTGCTGGGCGTCGATGGCGATGGCGGTGTTGTCCAAAGGCCTGGTCGGCGTGATCCTGCCGGGCGCGGTGCTGGTGCTGTACACGCTGCTTGCGCGCGACTGGGCGGTCTGGAAGCGCCTGCACCTGATCGGCGGCCTGATCGTGTTCTTCGCGATCGTCACGCCCTGGTTCGCGCTGGTGCAACAGCGCAATCCGGAGTTCCTGAACTTCTTCTTCGTCGTCCAGCAGTTCAAGCGCTATCTGACGCCTGAACAGAACCGCCCCGGGCCGTTCTATTACTTCGTGCCGGTGCTGCTGGTCGGGTTCCTGCCGTGGCTGTCGATTACCGTGCAAAGCGTTCGCCACGCGTGGCGCCAGCCGCGCCAGCCGAACGGCTTCGCACCGGTGATCCTGCTGCTGGTGTGGACGGTCTTCATCTTCCTGTTCTTCAGTGCGTCGCACTCGAAGCTGCTGTCCTACACGCTGCCGATCGCCCCGGCCATCGCGCTGCTGATCGGTATG is a window of Paraburkholderia sp. IMGN_8 DNA encoding:
- a CDS encoding homoserine dehydrogenase, which gives rise to MEPIKVGLLGFGTVGSGTFTVLRRNQEEIKRRAGRGIEIARIAVRNPAKATAALGSEAGTVALTDDFNAVVDDPSIDIIAEMIGGTGVARDLVLRAINNGKHVVTANKALLAVHGTEIFEAARANGVMVSFEAAVAGGIPIIKALREGLTANRIQYIAGIINGTTNYILSEMRDRGLDFATALKAAQELGYAEADPTFDIEGVDAAHKATIMSAIAFGVPVQFDRAYVEGISKLAAIDIKYAEELGYRIKLLGIARRTDKGIELRVHPTLIPEKRLLANVEGAMNAVVVHGDAVGTTLYYGKGAGAEPTASAVVADLVDVTRLHTADPEHRVPHLAFQPDSLSSTPILPIDEVTSGYYLRLRVADVTGVLADITRILADTGISIDALLQKESEQVDANGKGETDIILITHETVEKNVNAAIKTIEALKTVVSQVTKLRMEALN
- a CDS encoding pyridoxal phosphate-dependent aminotransferase, translated to MPAVKQILKSNKLLNVCYDIRGPVLEHAKRLEEEGHRIIKLNIGNLAPFGFDAPDEIIQDMILNLPGSSGYSDSKGVFAARKAIMHYTQQKGVHGVELDDIYIGNGASELIVMAMQGLLNDGDEVLLPAPDYPLWTAGVSLSGGTPVHYICDEANRWMPDLDDIRAKITPNTRALVVINPNNPTGALYSDELLLGLIEIARQHGLVIFADEVYDKIVYDGKKHTSMAALSEDVLTVTFNSLSKSYRSCGYRAGWMFISGLTGENRRHAKDYFEGLGILASMRLCPNVPGQYAIQTALGGYQSINDLIVPSGRLYKQRELAYDMLTAIPGVSCVKPEAALYMFPRLDPKIYPIQDDQQFILDLLLEERVLLVQGTGFNWKTPDHFRVVFLPNVDDLADSINRIARFLDGYRKRHTA
- a CDS encoding Mth938-like domain-containing protein, producing MKLHQDSSGALNTVTGYGADYVEINLVRHSGSILVLPDAPVIPWPVSSFEQLSAEHFAMLVESAPEVVVFGSGERLRFPHPRLTAALTAKRIGVETMDFKAACRTYNILMAEGRKVAAALLIEA
- a CDS encoding glycosyltransferase family 39 protein, with product MNDTPSRLPLNRTTILLLVLALAVIWFVPLGWRHLLPSDEGRYAEMAREMFVTGDWITPRYNGYKYFEKPPLQTWANALTFAWFGVGEWQARLYTALTGFAGVLLIGFTGARVFNAATGVFTALVLATSPYWNLMGHFNTLDMGLSFWMELSLCALLLAQRPNLPSANVRGWMWLCWASMAMAVLSKGLVGVILPGAVLVLYTLLARDWAVWKRLHLIGGLIVFFAIVTPWFALVQQRNPEFLNFFFVVQQFKRYLTPEQNRPGPFYYFVPVLLVGFLPWLSITVQSVRHAWRQPRQPNGFAPVILLLVWTVFIFLFFSASHSKLLSYTLPIAPAIALLIGMYLPLVTRDQLRRHLAGYALFLVVAAFAALFLSRFGSARNPTELYVEYRTWVLAALAVAFALTLAALWLNRRSRAGILGAVAAFGAAWLLLGTIAGTGHDVFGRLSSGAPLAPAIKAEIARLPADTPFYSVGVLDHTLPFYVDHPMIMVEHPDELAFGISVEPQKWVPSVDAWVERWKADRYALALIPPSTYDKLLAQHLPMQVVARDSRRVVVMKPVAVEKPQQ